A genomic region of Arvicola amphibius chromosome X, mArvAmp1.2, whole genome shotgun sequence contains the following coding sequences:
- the LOC119804429 gene encoding paired mesoderm homeobox protein 1-like, translating into MAFYKLDENEIEVILDFEEEATAATESVIFGEGSLNGSDKPRKHGIPHRKDDVTQVVNFNYVGDDIKHESHGSHQGYRNPQLKEQENVAAARGLQVRRTRPRIQFGLTPRQLNELEDVFEKTKYPDEIIRKDLAKRLFLGESTVQRWFKQRRAKYRKHQQSQELQCASVDGQDTLK; encoded by the exons ATGGCTTTCTACAAATTGGATGAAAATGAGATTGAGGTGATCCTTGATTTTGAAGAAGAGGCAACTGCAGCAACAGAAAGTGTCATCTTTGGTGAAGGTTCTCTAAATGGTTCAGACAAACCAAGGAAACACGGCATCCCACACCGCAAGGATGATGTGACCCAGGTTGTTAACTTCAACTATGTTGGTGATGACATCAAGCATGAGAGCCATGGGAGCCATCAAGGGTACAGGAACCCACAGTTGAAGGAACAGGAAAACGTGGCTGCTGCCAGAGGGCTACAGGTCCGGCGCACAAGGCCACGGATCCAGTTTGGTCTCACACCCAGGCAGCTGAATGAGTTGGAAGACGTTTTTGAAAAAACTAAGTACCCCGATGAGATTATAAG GAAGGACCTTGCAAAGCGCTTGTTCCTGGGAGAATCCACAGTGCAG CGCTGGTTTAAGCAAAGAAGAGCCAAATACAGGAAACACCAGCAATCTCAGGAGCTCCAGTGTGCATCTGTTGATGGCCAGGATACCTTGAAGTAA
- the LOC119804430 gene encoding homeobox protein Rhox13-like, which yields MRTELCPPPSAAAMEADGGHSGGFIGRLNFKIYESSQGQDSESVSEESDANVRESSSHPDSSLELDPEELNTSVAGVARIPRRHRGCQNLFHFTPRQIKKMERVFKKSQYPDSAAREELARALKVPEAKLKVWFANRRAKERKKATLVHLENTPPVQDIIILRDIKEDSS from the exons ATGAGAACGGAGTTGTGCCCTCCACCTTCAGCCGCGGCCATGGAGGCAGATGGTGGCCATAGTGGAGGCTTCATAGGCCGCCTAAATTTCAAAATCTATGAGAGCAGCCAGGGCCAGGATAGCGAGAGTGTCTCTGAGGAAAGTGATGCCAACGTGAGAGAAAGCAGTAGCCACCCGGATTCTTCTTTGGAGCTTGACCCGGAAGAACTGAACACCTCAGTGGCTGGTGTGGCAAGGATTCCTCGGAGGCACCGGGGTTGTCAAAACCTCTTCCATTTCACACCTCGCCAGATCAAGAAAATGGAACGCGTCTTTAAAAAATCCCAGTATCCAGATTCGGCTGCCAG GGAAGAACTTGCAAGAGCTCTGAAAGTGCCTGAAGCAAAACTGAAG GTGTGGTTCGCCAACCGACGagccaaagagaggaagaaggcaacaCTGGTACATCTAGAAAACACACCTCCTGTTCAAGACATAATTATACTTAGGGACATAAAGGAAGATTCTTCCTAG